In a single window of the Micromonospora sp. WMMD1155 genome:
- a CDS encoding aminotransferase class V-fold PLP-dependent enzyme, whose amino-acid sequence MSASPVYLDAATAAPMHPVARQALLAALDDGWADPGKLYTQARRARQLLDAAREATALTLGVRADEVSFTSSGTTAAHGAVLGSLAGRRRVGSTLVHSAIEHSAVLHAAERQVAAGGTAVSVPVDRSGRLDLAAWSTAVRQPGVALASLITASHEVGTVQPVAEAAAVCAEVGVPLYVDAAQSVARVPLPAGWSVLSASAHKWGGPPGVGVLAVRKGARWESPWPADERESGRTPGVVNLPAVVAAAASLRAAAADAAAEAARLAPLVDRIRARVAAEVPDVEVVGDPVLRLPHLVTFSCLYVDGETLLHALDRRGFAVSSGSSCTSSTLRPSHVLEAMGVLSHGNVRVSLHRETTEADVERFLGELPTIVAELRADAGVVGL is encoded by the coding sequence GTGAGCGCATCCCCGGTCTACCTGGACGCGGCGACGGCGGCGCCGATGCATCCGGTCGCGCGGCAGGCGTTGCTGGCCGCTCTCGACGACGGTTGGGCGGACCCGGGCAAGCTGTACACGCAGGCCCGTCGGGCCCGGCAACTCCTCGACGCCGCCCGCGAGGCCACCGCGCTGACGCTCGGTGTCCGCGCCGACGAGGTGTCCTTCACCTCCAGTGGTACGACCGCGGCGCACGGCGCGGTGCTCGGGAGCCTGGCCGGGCGGCGTCGGGTCGGGTCGACCCTGGTGCACTCGGCGATCGAGCACTCGGCGGTGCTGCACGCGGCGGAGCGGCAGGTGGCAGCGGGTGGTACGGCGGTGAGTGTGCCGGTCGACCGGTCGGGTCGGCTGGATCTGGCCGCATGGTCGACTGCCGTACGCCAACCCGGAGTGGCGTTGGCGTCTCTGATCACGGCCAGTCACGAGGTGGGGACCGTGCAACCGGTCGCCGAGGCGGCGGCTGTCTGTGCGGAGGTGGGGGTGCCGCTGTACGTGGACGCCGCGCAGTCGGTCGCCCGGGTGCCGCTTCCGGCCGGTTGGTCGGTGCTCAGCGCGAGCGCCCACAAGTGGGGCGGCCCACCGGGCGTGGGGGTGCTGGCGGTCCGTAAGGGCGCCCGCTGGGAGTCGCCCTGGCCGGCCGATGAGCGGGAGAGCGGGCGTACCCCCGGGGTGGTGAACCTCCCGGCGGTGGTGGCGGCGGCGGCGAGCCTGCGGGCGGCGGCGGCCGACGCGGCGGCCGAGGCGGCCCGGCTGGCTCCGCTGGTGGACCGGATCCGGGCGCGGGTCGCGGCGGAGGTGCCGGACGTGGAGGTGGTCGGCGATCCGGTGCTCCGGCTGCCGCATCTGGTCACCTTCTCGTGCCTGTACGTCGACGGTGAGACGTTGCTGCACGCGCTGGACCGGCGAGGTTTCGCTGTTTCGTCTGGTTCGTCCTGCACCTCGTCCACGCTGCGCCCCTCGCACGTGCTGGAGGCGATGGGGGTGCTCTCGCACGGGAACGTGCGGGTCAGCCTGCACCGGGAGACGACCGAGGCGGACGTCGAGCGGTTCCTCGGTGAGTTGCCGACGATCGTGGCCGAGTTGCGTGCCGACGCCGGGGTGGTGGGGTTGTGA
- the coxB gene encoding cytochrome c oxidase subunit II, translating to MVARSSEVRPSAVRHSASPGVGGRRGRGAGRLAGLGLGGVALLVLLTGCDVGQTFHGFGWPQGGITPESKRMYDLWIASCIAALAVGVFVWGLIFWCVVRYRKRGNALPVQTRYNLPMEFLYTIAPILIVSVLFYYTAIVQTDVDKLSKNPDVTVEVVAFKWNWQFNYRDGQGPDANTTASTLGTSEVIPVLVLPTNRSIRFEETSRDVIHSFWVPELLFKRDVMPGKIRNVFEVSSLDAEGAYVGRCAELCGSYHAFMNFELRVVSPEKYDRFLAAKQGGKSTQEALAEIGEEPYAETTRPFDTRRTQDNFNPDDVPARTGS from the coding sequence GTGGTCGCAAGGAGTTCGGAGGTACGGCCGTCGGCCGTACGGCACAGTGCTTCCCCGGGGGTTGGTGGACGCCGGGGGCGTGGTGCTGGTCGGTTGGCCGGGCTCGGTCTCGGTGGCGTGGCGCTGCTGGTTCTGCTCACGGGCTGTGACGTGGGGCAGACGTTCCACGGCTTCGGCTGGCCGCAGGGCGGCATCACGCCGGAGTCCAAGCGGATGTACGACCTGTGGATCGCCTCCTGCATCGCCGCGCTCGCCGTCGGCGTCTTCGTGTGGGGCCTGATCTTCTGGTGTGTCGTGCGCTACCGCAAGCGTGGCAACGCGCTGCCGGTGCAGACCCGCTACAACCTGCCGATGGAGTTCCTCTACACCATCGCGCCGATCCTGATCGTCTCCGTGCTCTTCTACTACACGGCGATCGTGCAGACCGACGTCGACAAGCTGTCGAAGAACCCGGACGTCACGGTCGAGGTCGTCGCCTTCAAGTGGAACTGGCAGTTCAACTACCGCGACGGCCAGGGCCCGGACGCCAACACCACGGCGTCGACCCTGGGCACCAGCGAGGTCATCCCGGTGCTGGTGCTTCCGACCAACCGGTCGATCCGGTTCGAGGAGACCAGCCGCGACGTCATCCACTCGTTCTGGGTGCCGGAGCTGCTGTTCAAGCGGGACGTCATGCCGGGCAAGATCCGCAACGTGTTCGAGGTCTCCAGCCTGGACGCCGAGGGCGCCTACGTCGGCCGCTGCGCCGAGCTGTGCGGCAGCTACCACGCGTTCATGAACTTCGAGCTGCGGGTGGTCTCGCCGGAGAAGTACGACCGGTTCCTGGCGGCCAAGCAGGGCGGCAAGTCCACCCAGGAGGCGCTGGCCGAGATCGGTGAGGAGCCGTACGCGGAGACCACGCGCCCGTTCGACACCCGGCGGACGCAGGACAACTTCAACCCGGACGACGTTCCGGCCCGTACGGGAAGCTGA
- a CDS encoding glycerate kinase, whose amino-acid sequence MRVLLCPDKFAGTLPAPEVAAAVADGWRSVAQGDDLLIRPLADGGPGFVQVLAEALGGRRMPVSTVDPLGRPVTGEILLTTDGTAYLESAQACGLHLLSATERDPKTTTSYGLGLLVTAAVESGARTVVIGLGGSGTNDAGAGMLAALGVTPLDAGGAALPYGGAALAAVDAVDGVPRLRGVRLVAATDVDNPLLGLHGASNVFGPQKGADRADVLLLDAALERFAEVLQRDLIGCPAGLGTLPGGGAAGGIGAALLALGGGCESGIGLVTRATRLDAALDTADLVITGEGSFDHQSLRGKVVAGVAGAARDRGVPCVVVAGQVSTGRREAASAGVTDAYSLVEHFGGESGGGLDAALSRPAEGLRELGARLARQWSR is encoded by the coding sequence ATGCGCGTGCTGCTCTGCCCGGACAAGTTCGCCGGCACCCTGCCCGCACCGGAGGTGGCCGCCGCGGTGGCCGACGGCTGGCGGTCCGTCGCCCAGGGCGACGATCTGCTGATCCGGCCGCTCGCCGACGGCGGGCCGGGCTTCGTGCAGGTGCTCGCCGAAGCACTCGGTGGCCGGCGCATGCCGGTGTCGACGGTCGACCCGCTGGGGCGGCCGGTGACCGGTGAGATCCTGCTCACCACCGACGGCACCGCATACCTGGAGAGCGCCCAGGCGTGCGGCCTGCACCTGCTCTCCGCGACCGAACGCGACCCGAAGACCACCACCTCGTACGGGCTGGGGCTGTTGGTGACCGCGGCGGTGGAGAGCGGCGCCCGGACGGTGGTGATCGGGCTGGGTGGCTCCGGCACCAACGACGCCGGGGCCGGCATGCTCGCCGCGCTCGGCGTCACACCACTCGACGCCGGTGGTGCCGCGCTCCCGTACGGCGGGGCGGCGCTCGCCGCAGTCGACGCCGTGGACGGTGTGCCCCGGCTGCGGGGTGTCCGCCTCGTCGCGGCCACCGACGTGGACAACCCCCTGCTCGGCCTGCACGGCGCGAGCAACGTGTTCGGCCCGCAGAAGGGCGCCGACCGTGCCGACGTGCTGCTGCTCGACGCCGCGTTGGAGCGTTTCGCGGAGGTTCTGCAGCGGGACCTGATCGGCTGCCCGGCGGGGCTCGGCACGCTGCCCGGGGGCGGCGCCGCCGGCGGCATCGGTGCGGCGCTGCTCGCCCTGGGGGGTGGCTGCGAGTCGGGCATCGGCCTGGTCACCCGGGCCACCCGGCTGGACGCCGCGCTGGACACCGCCGACCTGGTGATCACCGGTGAGGGGTCGTTCGACCACCAGTCGTTGCGCGGCAAGGTGGTCGCCGGGGTGGCCGGGGCGGCCCGGGACCGGGGCGTCCCGTGTGTGGTGGTGGCCGGGCAGGTGAGCACCGGTCGGCGGGAGGCCGCCTCGGCGGGAGTCACCGACGCGTACAGCCTGGTCGAGCACTTCGGTGGCGAGTCCGGCGGCGGGCTCGACGCCGCGCTGAGCCGACCCGCCGAGGGTTTACGCGAGTTGGGCGCCCGGCTGGCCCGGCAGTGGAGCCGCTGA
- a CDS encoding sulfurtransferase TusA family protein, whose product MTMPDQVIDCRGQRCPLPVIAAARRLPQVPVGTVIRVLADDPAAAVDIPAWCRMRGHEFLGAVTGPEGPAYDVRRSH is encoded by the coding sequence GTGACGATGCCGGACCAGGTCATCGACTGCCGGGGGCAGCGTTGCCCGCTGCCCGTGATCGCGGCCGCCCGGCGGTTGCCGCAGGTGCCGGTGGGAACCGTGATCCGGGTGCTCGCCGACGACCCGGCGGCGGCCGTCGACATCCCCGCCTGGTGCCGGATGCGCGGCCACGAGTTCCTGGGCGCGGTCACCGGCCCCGAAGGCCCCGCCTACGACGTCCGCCGCTCCCACTGA
- a CDS encoding cytochrome c oxidase subunit 4 yields MKTEWRIFLIIAVFLFGATILYGAWTHGEAGGVEWVGTVALLLSFLLCSMCGGFFWFVSRRIDLRPEDRPDAEIADGAGEVGFFSPGSYWPFGLALAAAIAALGMVFWQYWLIGAGLVAVVFAACGLLFEYYSGTRRTAEH; encoded by the coding sequence ATGAAGACCGAGTGGCGTATCTTCCTGATCATCGCCGTGTTCCTCTTCGGTGCCACCATCCTCTACGGCGCCTGGACCCACGGTGAGGCGGGCGGCGTCGAGTGGGTCGGAACCGTCGCCCTGCTCCTGTCGTTCCTGCTCTGCTCGATGTGCGGTGGCTTCTTCTGGTTCGTCTCCCGCCGGATCGACCTGCGCCCGGAGGACCGCCCGGACGCCGAAATTGCAGACGGCGCCGGCGAGGTCGGCTTCTTCAGCCCCGGTAGCTACTGGCCGTTCGGCCTGGCGCTGGCCGCCGCGATCGCCGCGCTCGGCATGGTGTTCTGGCAGTACTGGCTGATCGGTGCCGGCCTGGTGGCGGTCGTCTTCGCCGCCTGCGGGTTGCTGTTCGAGTACTACAGCGGCACCCGGCGCACCGCCGAGCACTGA
- the trpD gene encoding anthranilate phosphoribosyltransferase gives MGDRTWPNLLNSLLRGEELSTADTAWAMDEIMTGSATSAQIAGFAVALRAKGETPAELGGLVQAMLGRSVPVVLSDDLRDTALDVVGTGGDLAHTVNISTMTALVVAGAGVRVVKHGNRAASSLCGTADLLEFLGIPLDLGPEQVARCVEEAGIGFCFAARFHPGMRHAGPVRREVGVPTFFNFLGPLTNPARPRAGAVGCFDSRMAPVMAGVFAARGDSAIVMRGEDGLDEFTTAAPTRVWVAQGGTVREAVLDATDLGVPRATLGDLRGGDAAYNADVARRLLAGETGPVRDAVLVNAAAALATQGPLDGDLTEALRAGLDRAAESIDSGAAAATLDRWVKAATAA, from the coding sequence ATGGGCGATCGGACCTGGCCCAACCTGCTCAACTCGCTGCTGCGCGGCGAGGAACTGTCCACCGCCGACACTGCCTGGGCGATGGACGAGATCATGACCGGCTCGGCGACCTCGGCCCAGATCGCCGGCTTCGCCGTGGCGCTGCGGGCCAAGGGCGAGACCCCGGCCGAGCTGGGCGGCCTGGTGCAGGCGATGCTGGGCCGCTCCGTCCCGGTGGTGCTCTCCGACGACCTGCGCGACACCGCGCTCGACGTGGTCGGCACCGGCGGTGACCTCGCCCACACGGTGAACATCTCCACGATGACCGCGCTGGTGGTCGCCGGCGCGGGCGTCCGCGTCGTCAAGCACGGCAACCGGGCCGCCTCCTCGCTGTGCGGCACCGCCGACCTGCTGGAATTCCTCGGCATCCCGCTGGACCTCGGCCCGGAGCAGGTGGCCCGCTGTGTCGAGGAGGCCGGCATCGGGTTCTGCTTCGCGGCCCGGTTCCACCCCGGGATGCGGCACGCCGGTCCGGTCCGCCGAGAGGTGGGCGTGCCCACCTTCTTCAACTTCCTCGGCCCACTGACCAACCCGGCCCGCCCCCGCGCCGGAGCGGTCGGCTGCTTCGACTCCCGGATGGCCCCGGTGATGGCCGGCGTCTTCGCCGCCCGCGGTGACTCGGCGATCGTGATGCGCGGCGAGGACGGTTTGGACGAGTTCACCACCGCCGCGCCGACCCGGGTCTGGGTGGCCCAGGGCGGCACCGTACGCGAAGCCGTGCTGGACGCCACGGACCTGGGGGTACCCCGGGCCACCCTCGGTGACCTGCGCGGCGGTGACGCCGCGTACAACGCCGACGTGGCCCGTCGTCTCCTCGCCGGCGAGACCGGCCCGGTCCGGGACGCCGTACTGGTCAACGCGGCAGCGGCGCTGGCGACCCAGGGCCCGTTGGACGGTGACCTGACCGAGGCACTCCGCGCCGGCCTGGACCGCGCCGCCGAGTCGATCGACTCGGGCGCTGCCGCCGCGACCCTCGATCGCTGGGTCAAGGCCGCCACCGCCGCCTGA
- a CDS encoding cytochrome c, whose amino-acid sequence MTSDNDRRRGLLARLRERPAARSRGRRRLGAAVRLIAALMLAGGAYTVFAPGAQAQDNPQLTGAAAEGKALFDVSCVTCHGRNAQGVEGRGPSLIGVGAASVEFQVSSGRMPLARQEAQAHRKPPVFTDEQTRQLAQYIQELGGGPVVPEGDDLREDGNIAAGGELFRINCSQCHAFGGGGGALSSGKFAPSLHPATDRQIYAAMLSGPQNMPVFGDNQLRPEQKADIIAYIQETLKHDQDPGGFNLGRYGPSTEGLAIFLVGIVALVFASLWIAGKS is encoded by the coding sequence ATGACTTCTGACAACGACCGCCGACGCGGTCTGCTCGCGCGGTTGCGCGAGCGGCCCGCCGCGCGCAGCAGGGGCCGCCGCCGGCTGGGCGCCGCGGTCCGGCTGATCGCCGCGCTGATGCTCGCCGGCGGCGCCTACACCGTCTTCGCCCCGGGTGCCCAGGCGCAGGACAACCCGCAGCTGACCGGCGCCGCCGCCGAGGGCAAGGCGCTGTTCGACGTGAGCTGTGTGACCTGCCACGGCCGCAACGCCCAGGGTGTCGAGGGCCGCGGGCCGAGCCTGATCGGCGTCGGCGCGGCCTCGGTCGAGTTCCAGGTCAGCTCCGGGCGGATGCCGCTGGCCCGCCAGGAGGCCCAGGCCCACCGCAAGCCCCCCGTCTTCACCGACGAGCAGACCCGTCAGCTGGCCCAGTACATCCAGGAGCTGGGTGGCGGCCCGGTCGTGCCCGAGGGCGACGACCTCCGTGAGGACGGCAACATCGCGGCCGGCGGTGAGCTGTTCCGGATCAACTGCTCGCAGTGCCACGCGTTCGGCGGTGGCGGCGGCGCGCTCTCCTCGGGCAAGTTCGCCCCGAGCCTGCACCCCGCGACCGACCGTCAGATCTACGCGGCGATGCTGAGCGGCCCGCAGAACATGCCGGTGTTCGGCGACAACCAGCTCCGGCCGGAGCAGAAGGCCGACATCATCGCCTACATCCAGGAGACGCTGAAGCACGACCAGGACCCGGGCGGCTTCAACCTCGGGCGGTACGGCCCCTCGACCGAGGGTCTGGCGATCTTCCTGGTCGGCATCGTGGCGCTCGTCTTCGCCAGCCTGTGGATTGCGGGCAAGTCGTGA
- a CDS encoding Rieske 2Fe-2S domain-containing protein, whose protein sequence is MSTHTEHQAPQGREPLDVNDPKLTRFDIVREGARRDDIEIVHYEPQVLPGTKAERRLTRVVAGFFLITGLAATAFLAIYIWWPWQYEAGRGGDKFYTPLLGLTLGVALLAVGFGILTWGKKLLPKEVSIQDRHEGQVDEEGRTITGQTMLYMADELGVKRRPLLGISLLAGLAPVAAVAAAPLVGGLISQPHKNNQMFTTGFAPAEGGELIRLVREDGRPVRPEDISAGGQLTVFPGIDHGVSNKHADSPTLLIHLRDSDAQESRRANEGIGHGDYMWGNYAAFSKICTHAGCPASLYEQQTNRLLCPCHQSQFLITNNATPVFGPASRRLPQLPIEVDSEGFFVAKSDYTETVGPDFWERP, encoded by the coding sequence ATGAGCACCCACACCGAGCACCAGGCCCCGCAGGGCCGGGAGCCGCTCGACGTGAACGACCCCAAGCTGACCCGGTTCGACATCGTTCGTGAGGGTGCGCGGCGGGACGACATCGAGATCGTCCACTACGAGCCGCAGGTGCTGCCCGGCACCAAGGCGGAGCGTCGGCTGACCCGGGTGGTCGCCGGGTTCTTCCTGATCACCGGTCTGGCCGCGACCGCCTTCCTGGCCATCTACATCTGGTGGCCGTGGCAGTACGAGGCCGGCCGTGGCGGCGACAAGTTCTACACCCCGCTGCTCGGTCTCACTCTCGGCGTGGCGTTGCTCGCCGTCGGCTTCGGCATCCTGACCTGGGGCAAGAAGTTGCTGCCCAAGGAGGTCTCGATCCAGGACCGGCACGAGGGCCAGGTGGACGAGGAAGGCCGTACGATCACCGGCCAGACCATGCTCTACATGGCCGATGAGCTGGGTGTGAAGCGTCGCCCGCTGTTGGGCATCTCGCTGCTGGCCGGTCTCGCGCCGGTCGCCGCGGTCGCCGCCGCCCCGCTGGTCGGCGGTCTGATCTCGCAGCCGCACAAGAACAACCAGATGTTCACCACCGGGTTCGCTCCGGCCGAGGGCGGCGAGCTGATCCGCCTGGTCCGCGAGGATGGTCGTCCGGTCCGTCCGGAGGACATCAGCGCCGGTGGCCAGCTGACCGTCTTCCCCGGCATCGATCACGGCGTGAGCAACAAGCACGCCGACTCGCCGACGCTGCTGATCCACCTCCGCGACTCCGACGCGCAGGAGTCGCGTCGGGCCAACGAAGGCATCGGCCACGGCGACTACATGTGGGGCAACTACGCGGCCTTCTCCAAGATCTGCACGCACGCCGGCTGCCCTGCCAGCCTGTACGAGCAGCAGACCAACCGGTTGCTCTGCCCGTGCCACCAGTCCCAGTTCCTCATCACCAACAACGCCACGCCTGTCTTCGGCCCTGCCAGCCGGCGACTGCCGCAGTTGCCGATCGAGGTGGACTCCGAGGGCTTCTTCGTGGCGAAGTCCGACTACACCGAGACCGTCGGGCCTGACTTCTGGGAGCGGCCGTGA
- a CDS encoding carbohydrate kinase family protein, with amino-acid sequence MKIAVTGSIATDHLMSFPGRFADQLIADQLHKVSLSFLVDDLVLRRGGVAANICFGMGQLGLRPVLLGAVGADFADYRSWLERHGVDCDSVHISEVAHTARFVCTTDTDMCQIASFYAGAMSEARNIELAPVADRLGGLDLVLVSANDPEAMLRHSAECRTRGYAFAADPSQQLARMGGEDVVALIEGAEYLMTNDYEKSLLQSKAQLTDDQLLDLVKVRVTTLGKHGVEIVGRGIDPIHVPIAREIRAVDPTGVGDAFRAGFFTALSWGVGLERAAQVGSLLATLVLETVGTQEYDVRPDLFVKRLAESYGDTAADEVRAHLLP; translated from the coding sequence ATGAAGATCGCCGTCACCGGCTCGATCGCCACCGATCACCTGATGAGCTTCCCCGGTCGCTTCGCCGACCAACTCATCGCCGATCAGCTGCACAAGGTGTCCCTCTCCTTCCTGGTGGACGACCTGGTGCTCCGCCGCGGTGGCGTGGCGGCGAACATCTGCTTCGGCATGGGCCAGCTGGGGTTGCGCCCGGTGCTGCTCGGCGCGGTGGGTGCCGACTTCGCCGACTACCGCTCCTGGCTGGAGCGCCACGGCGTGGACTGCGACTCGGTGCACATCAGCGAGGTCGCGCACACCGCCCGGTTCGTCTGCACCACCGACACGGACATGTGCCAGATCGCGTCGTTCTACGCCGGCGCGATGAGCGAGGCCCGCAACATCGAGTTGGCGCCGGTCGCCGACCGCCTCGGCGGCCTGGACCTGGTGCTGGTCAGCGCCAACGACCCCGAGGCGATGCTGCGCCACTCGGCCGAGTGCCGCACCCGCGGGTACGCGTTCGCCGCCGACCCGTCGCAGCAGCTCGCCCGGATGGGTGGCGAGGACGTGGTGGCGCTGATCGAGGGCGCCGAGTACCTGATGACCAACGACTACGAGAAGTCACTGCTGCAGAGCAAGGCGCAGCTGACCGACGACCAGTTGCTGGACCTGGTCAAGGTGCGGGTCACCACGCTGGGCAAGCACGGTGTGGAGATCGTCGGCCGGGGCATCGACCCGATCCACGTACCGATCGCGCGGGAGATCCGGGCGGTCGACCCGACGGGTGTCGGCGACGCCTTCCGGGCCGGCTTCTTCACCGCGCTCTCCTGGGGCGTCGGCCTGGAGCGGGCGGCTCAGGTCGGCTCGCTGCTCGCCACGCTGGTCCTGGAGACCGTCGGAACGCAGGAGTACGACGTCCGCCCCGACCTGTTCGTCAAGCGGCTCGCCGAGTCGTACGGCGACACCGCCGCCGACGAGGTCCGCGCCCACCTCCTGCCGTAG
- the erpA gene encoding iron-sulfur cluster insertion protein ErpA, whose protein sequence is MTTPAQTESTEAQAPTSVVLTDVAAQKVKALIEQEGRDDLRLRVAVQPGGCSGLRYQLFFDERSLDGDVVTDFGGVEVVVDRMSAPYLAGATIDFADRIDAQGFTIDNPNAGNSCACGDSFN, encoded by the coding sequence GTGACCACGCCAGCGCAGACCGAGTCGACCGAGGCCCAGGCCCCTACTTCCGTCGTCCTCACCGACGTCGCGGCGCAGAAGGTCAAGGCCCTGATCGAGCAGGAGGGCCGCGACGACCTGCGGCTCCGCGTAGCCGTGCAGCCGGGCGGCTGCTCCGGCCTGCGGTACCAGCTCTTCTTCGACGAGCGTTCGCTCGACGGTGATGTCGTCACCGACTTCGGCGGTGTCGAGGTCGTCGTCGACCGGATGAGCGCCCCCTACCTCGCCGGCGCGACGATCGACTTCGCCGACCGGATCGACGCCCAGGGCTTCACCATCGACAACCCCAACGCGGGCAACTCGTGCGCCTGCGGTGACTCGTTCAACTGA
- a CDS encoding heme-copper oxidase subunit III, producing the protein MTAAPAIDKSRIHSLTRPNMVSVGTIVWLSSELMFFAALFAMYFSIRAAAPEQWEKHTEALNIPYATTFTVILVLSSVTCQLGVFAAEKGDVHALRRWFTVTFVMGLIFVLGQLNEYRHLVADGVKINEDGYGSVFYLTTGFHGLHVTGGLIAFIIFMVRTTMGRFTPAQATSAIVVSYYWHFVDVVWIGLYAMIYWLQ; encoded by the coding sequence GTGACTGCGGCCCCAGCCATTGACAAGAGCCGGATCCACTCTCTGACCCGACCCAACATGGTCAGCGTCGGGACGATCGTGTGGCTCTCCAGCGAACTCATGTTCTTCGCGGCGCTGTTCGCGATGTACTTCTCGATCCGCGCGGCTGCGCCGGAGCAGTGGGAGAAGCACACCGAGGCGCTGAACATCCCGTACGCGACCACCTTCACGGTGATCCTGGTGCTGTCCTCGGTGACGTGCCAGCTCGGCGTCTTCGCGGCGGAGAAGGGTGACGTGCACGCGCTCCGGCGCTGGTTCACCGTCACCTTCGTGATGGGCCTGATCTTCGTGCTCGGCCAGCTGAACGAGTACCGGCACCTGGTCGCCGACGGCGTCAAGATCAACGAAGACGGTTACGGGTCGGTGTTCTACCTGACCACCGGCTTCCACGGCCTGCACGTGACCGGCGGTCTGATCGCCTTCATCATCTTCATGGTCCGTACGACCATGGGCCGGTTCACCCCGGCGCAGGCGACCTCGGCGATCGTCGTGTCGTACTACTGGCACTTCGTCGACGTCGTGTGGATCGGGCTGTACGCCATGATCTACTGGCTTCAGTGA
- a CDS encoding cytochrome c oxidase assembly protein, which produces MKSVLHVDPIFAATSTPPPFTVGAVLTETRLDSWLALGLVLAAGLYLYGVYRLRLRGDRWPIVRTVFFLGPGLGGIALVTVSGLHAYDTALLSVHMIQHMVLSMVAPIFLALGAPMTLALRTLPVGPRKRLLAIVHSRIARVYSFPLVAFAIFVVNPFVLYFSDLYRYTLEHAWAHELVHAHFIMTGCVFFWPLLGLDPLPGRWPYPARALLMLLSVPFHTVLGLTIMQSSTLFGGDWYPSLNLGWVDPWQDQVVAGGILWAGGEFVSVTMLAVLVVQWVKQSEREARRVDRELDRQEARERAADAAAA; this is translated from the coding sequence CTGAAAAGCGTGCTGCACGTCGATCCGATCTTCGCCGCCACCTCGACACCGCCGCCGTTCACCGTCGGCGCGGTGCTCACCGAGACCCGGCTGGACAGCTGGCTGGCCCTCGGCCTGGTGCTCGCCGCCGGCCTGTACCTCTACGGGGTGTACCGGCTGCGCCTGCGCGGCGACCGCTGGCCGATCGTCCGTACCGTCTTCTTCCTCGGCCCCGGCCTGGGCGGCATCGCCCTGGTCACGGTCAGCGGGCTGCACGCGTACGACACCGCGCTGCTGTCCGTGCACATGATCCAGCACATGGTGCTGTCGATGGTGGCGCCGATCTTCCTGGCGCTGGGCGCGCCGATGACCCTCGCCCTGCGCACCCTGCCGGTCGGGCCGCGCAAACGGCTGCTGGCGATCGTGCACAGCCGGATCGCCCGGGTCTACAGCTTCCCGCTGGTGGCGTTCGCCATCTTCGTGGTCAACCCGTTCGTGCTGTACTTCAGCGACCTGTACCGCTACACCCTCGAACACGCCTGGGCGCACGAGCTGGTGCACGCCCATTTCATCATGACCGGCTGCGTGTTCTTCTGGCCGCTGCTCGGGCTCGACCCGCTGCCCGGCCGGTGGCCGTACCCGGCTCGCGCACTGCTGATGCTGCTCTCCGTGCCGTTCCACACCGTGCTCGGTCTCACCATCATGCAGAGCAGCACGCTCTTCGGCGGCGACTGGTACCCCTCGCTCAACCTCGGCTGGGTCGACCCCTGGCAGGACCAGGTGGTCGCCGGCGGCATCCTCTGGGCCGGTGGCGAATTCGTCAGTGTGACCATGCTCGCGGTGCTGGTGGTCCAGTGGGTCAAGCAGTCCGAGCGCGAGGCCCGCCGGGTCGACCGCGAGCTGGACCGCCAGGAGGCCCGCGAACGCGCCGCCGACGCCGCGGCCGCCTGA